The following proteins are co-located in the Desulfobacterales bacterium genome:
- the dctP gene encoding TRAP transporter substrate-binding protein DctP — MIKKLFVGGLLAAAVFFGGSPAGAQEAPDIMIKLATIAPRGSYIMNRMNEINAEIKAKTDNAVGIKIYYGGVQGDEKDVLRKIRLGQLHGGMFTGHGLGQIVPQVRVTEVPFVFKNHAEVEYVREQLAPTMRELFKEAGYIVLGWNEVGFVYNFSKVPITSIEVARDQKWWMWKGDQLSRAMFEAIGITPVPLSFTDVMTSLSTKLIDTASITPYGAVAYRWHERFDYMSEYPTTNVLGATIVTRRIWNKIEPAHQQAILETCSPYFEKINAHMRQQDRKSIEILKKSGIEVVPFDPEKNREQFEFIFEASRKARENLVGEMYSRELLEKTLAILEEYRNAHPNSTVEKVR; from the coding sequence ATGATAAAAAAATTATTTGTTGGCGGATTGTTGGCCGCCGCCGTTTTCTTTGGCGGCAGCCCGGCGGGTGCCCAGGAAGCGCCGGATATCATGATAAAGCTTGCCACCATCGCCCCGCGCGGCTCCTATATCATGAACCGGATGAATGAAATAAACGCCGAGATAAAGGCCAAAACCGATAATGCCGTGGGGATTAAGATTTATTACGGCGGGGTGCAGGGCGATGAAAAGGACGTGCTGCGAAAAATCCGCCTGGGCCAGCTTCACGGCGGGATGTTCACCGGCCACGGCCTGGGCCAGATTGTTCCGCAGGTGCGGGTCACCGAAGTGCCCTTTGTCTTCAAAAATCACGCAGAAGTCGAATATGTGCGGGAACAACTGGCCCCCACCATGCGGGAGCTGTTTAAAGAGGCGGGCTATATTGTTTTGGGCTGGAACGAAGTCGGGTTTGTCTACAATTTTTCAAAAGTCCCCATAACTTCCATCGAGGTCGCCAGAGATCAGAAATGGTGGATGTGGAAGGGGGATCAATTGAGCCGGGCCATGTTCGAGGCCATCGGTATCACGCCTGTGCCGCTGTCCTTTACGGATGTCATGACTTCGCTTTCCACCAAGCTCATTGATACCGCCAGTATCACGCCATACGGGGCGGTGGCTTACCGCTGGCATGAGCGGTTCGACTATATGAGCGAGTACCCCACCACCAACGTCCTGGGCGCCACCATTGTCACCCGCCGGATATGGAATAAAATTGAACCGGCGCATCAGCAGGCGATTCTGGAGACCTGTTCGCCCTATTTTGAGAAGATAAATGCGCACATGCGCCAGCAGGACCGCAAGTCAATTGAGATCCTGAAAAAATCCGGTATTGAAGTGGTGCCGTTTGATCCGGAAAAGAACCGGGAACAGTTTGAATTCATCTTTGAGGCTTCGCGTAAGGCGCGCGAGAATCTGGTCGGAGAAATGTATTCCAGGGAACTGCTGGAAAAAACCCTTGCCATTTTGGAAGAATACCGCAATGCCCATCCAAACAGCACGGTGGAAAAAGTGCGCTGA
- a CDS encoding TRAP transporter small permease, whose amino-acid sequence MQCLKCGSEFDPIRFECPVCAAQKPGGPISRYVNRAEDILIEAVLFLMVAMVLAQILLRNIYQTGIPGGDDLIRHLVLWLGFLGAAIATRSSSHVKIDVAARLLPDFWRRLSGAVTNLFSFAVCGILTWASATFVHIEYQVHAHSQFLNLPVWVLQIILPAGYLIIGLRFARNGIGLIVELYRGQ is encoded by the coding sequence ATGCAATGCCTGAAATGCGGTTCTGAATTCGATCCGATTCGCTTTGAATGTCCGGTATGCGCGGCCCAAAAACCGGGCGGCCCCATCAGCCGCTATGTCAACCGGGCAGAGGACATTTTGATCGAGGCGGTGCTGTTTTTGATGGTGGCCATGGTCCTGGCCCAGATTCTTCTGCGCAATATTTATCAAACCGGCATTCCGGGCGGAGATGATCTGATACGGCACCTGGTGCTGTGGCTCGGGTTTTTGGGGGCTGCCATTGCCACCCGGAGCAGCTCTCATGTAAAAATTGATGTGGCTGCCCGGCTGCTGCCGGACTTCTGGCGCCGGCTGTCCGGGGCGGTCACCAATCTCTTCTCCTTTGCGGTTTGCGGCATCCTGACCTGGGCTTCAGCCACATTCGTACACATCGAATATCAGGTCCATGCGCACAGCCAGTTCTTGAACCTCCCGGTATGGGTACTGCAGATAATTCTGCCGGCCGGCTATCTGATCATCGGCCTTCGTTTTGCCAGAAACGGCATCGGCTTAATCGTCGAACTTTACCGGGGGCAATGA
- a CDS encoding TRAP transporter large permease, producing MTAALIGLIIFMAALGAPVFIVVSAFAMLGFYAADIPFAALVVDTYNKFANNPVLYTIPLFTFAGFILAESRASVRIVNFSRAVLGWLPGGFAIVALAACAFFTAFTGASGVTIIALGGLLYPALISERYPERFSLGLLTSSGSLGLLFPPSLPLIIFAVIAETSVNQLFVAGLLPGLLLIMLLSIYSVVTGTLAAVPRQKISAREVVKTAYAAKWELLIPVIVIVGIFGGYVTLGEVAALIVLYSLIVEVLIHREIKPAHLPAVMNQSMVLVGGILIILGSALALTNYLVDAQVPMHILETMQSLIKSKWVFLIGLNIFLLIVGCLMDIYSALLVVVPLILPIAISYDIHPIHLGIIFLTNLEIGYSTPPVGMNLFISCFRFNKSVLSLYMAAIPFLLILLVGLMIITYVPELSLGLISILGIR from the coding sequence TTGACGGCCGCCCTGATCGGACTCATCATTTTTATGGCCGCGCTCGGCGCCCCGGTTTTTATCGTGGTCTCCGCCTTTGCCATGCTCGGCTTTTATGCGGCGGATATCCCGTTTGCCGCCCTGGTGGTGGACACCTACAACAAGTTTGCCAATAACCCGGTCCTCTACACCATCCCCCTGTTTACGTTTGCCGGCTTTATCCTGGCGGAAAGCCGGGCCTCGGTTCGAATCGTAAATTTTTCCCGGGCGGTGCTGGGGTGGCTGCCCGGGGGGTTTGCCATCGTGGCGCTCGCGGCATGCGCTTTTTTTACCGCCTTTACCGGCGCCTCCGGGGTCACCATTATTGCCCTGGGCGGGCTTTTATATCCGGCCCTGATCAGTGAGCGCTACCCGGAACGGTTTTCCCTGGGGCTTTTAACTTCATCCGGCAGCCTGGGCCTGCTTTTTCCGCCCTCTTTGCCCCTTATCATATTCGCGGTAATTGCTGAAACCAGCGTCAACCAGCTCTTTGTGGCGGGTCTGTTGCCGGGGCTGCTCTTGATTATGCTGCTTTCCATCTATAGTGTGGTGACCGGGACGCTCGCCGCTGTGCCCCGCCAGAAGATCTCCGCCAGGGAAGTCGTAAAGACCGCGTATGCGGCCAAATGGGAGCTTCTGATCCCGGTCATCGTGATTGTCGGTATTTTTGGGGGTTATGTGACGCTGGGTGAGGTGGCCGCCCTGATCGTACTATACAGCCTGATCGTGGAAGTGTTGATCCACCGCGAGATCAAGCCGGCGCATCTCCCCGCGGTCATGAACCAGAGCATGGTTTTGGTGGGCGGTATTCTGATTATTTTAGGCTCTGCCCTGGCGCTGACCAACTACCTCGTTGACGCGCAGGTGCCCATGCACATCCTTGAGACCATGCAGAGCTTAATTAAGTCCAAATGGGTGTTTTTAATCGGCCTAAATATTTTTCTGCTGATCGTGGGCTGCCTCATGGATATTTATTCCGCGCTTTTGGTGGTGGTGCCCCTGATTCTGCCCATTGCCATCAGCTACGATATCCATCCCATCCATTTGGGCATCATCTTTCTCACCAATCTGGAGATCGGCTACTCCACGCCGCCGGTGGGGATGAACCTCTTCATTTCATGCTTCCGCTTCAATAAATCCGTGCTGTCGCTTTATATGGCGGCGATTCCGTTTCTGCTGATCCTGCTGGTGGGATTGATGATTATCACCTATGTGCCGGAGCTGAGTCTGGGGTTGATCTCAATTTTAGGAATTCGCTAG
- a CDS encoding nitrilase-related carbon-nitrogen hydrolase — translation MQDIRIAVIISNARVGRTEENLSKISRWVEKAAAEGAAIVCFPEMQVTGYHIHADIKEFAQPVPGPASRYLEDLAREHSLTILAGLAETDAKGSIYAAQLVIGPEGLAGKYRKLHLGPPEKAVYTPDQDIPIFSAGDFRFGIQLCYDSHFPELATSMALKGGDAIFIPHASPGDKPDTKLSSWMRHLPARAFDNSIFIIACNQTGENGRGLSFPGAGVVIGPAGGVMESYAGAAEHMIVTDLKERDLSNVRGHRMRYFLPNRRPELYHL, via the coding sequence ATGCAAGACATCCGCATCGCTGTCATTATCTCCAACGCCCGGGTCGGCCGCACGGAAGAAAACCTCTCAAAAATTTCCCGCTGGGTGGAAAAAGCCGCCGCAGAAGGGGCAGCCATCGTCTGCTTTCCGGAGATGCAGGTCACCGGCTACCACATTCATGCTGATATCAAGGAATTTGCCCAGCCGGTGCCCGGGCCGGCCAGCCGGTATTTAGAGGATCTTGCCCGCGAGCACAGTCTCACCATCCTGGCCGGTCTGGCGGAAACCGATGCCAAAGGCAGTATATATGCCGCGCAATTGGTCATTGGGCCGGAGGGCCTTGCCGGCAAATACCGGAAGCTTCACCTCGGTCCCCCGGAGAAAGCGGTTTATACCCCCGACCAGGACATCCCGATATTTTCAGCCGGGGATTTCCGTTTCGGTATACAGCTCTGCTATGACAGCCATTTTCCGGAACTTGCCACGTCTATGGCGCTTAAAGGCGGTGATGCCATATTTATCCCGCATGCCTCGCCCGGGGATAAGCCCGATACCAAGCTCAGCTCCTGGATGCGGCATCTGCCGGCCCGCGCCTTTGACAACAGCATTTTCATCATCGCCTGCAACCAGACCGGGGAAAACGGCCGCGGACTGTCATTTCCGGGGGCGGGTGTAGTGATCGGTCCGGCAGGCGGGGTCATGGAATCTTATGCCGGCGCGGCGGAGCATATGATCGTAACTGATCTGAAGGAAAGGGACCTGTCCAATGTGAGAGGCCACCGGATGCGCTATTTTCTGCCGAACCGGCGGCCGGAGCTTTACCACCTATGA
- a CDS encoding AsnC family transcriptional regulator — MKISVKSWQKTGLIDITRMTPAIDETDKRILNHIQSDFPITGQPYEAIGRELGLSEAEVIKRIRSLKDSGIIRRIGGNFVPGKLGFVSTLCAGRVPEEKIDEFAGIVNEYRGVTHNYVRDNTYNIWFTMIAPSMDEIDQSLAEIAEKTGVTSLISLPATRVFKIKAQFNL; from the coding sequence ATGAAAATCTCAGTTAAATCCTGGCAAAAAACCGGGCTCATCGACATTACAAGAATGACGCCAGCCATAGACGAAACCGATAAAAGAATACTCAACCACATCCAGTCTGACTTTCCGATCACCGGGCAGCCCTATGAAGCCATCGGCCGGGAACTTGGACTGAGTGAGGCCGAGGTGATCAAGCGTATCCGCAGCCTCAAGGACTCAGGCATAATCCGCCGGATCGGCGGCAACTTCGTGCCCGGCAAGCTCGGATTTGTGAGCACCCTGTGCGCCGGCCGGGTACCGGAGGAAAAAATCGACGAATTCGCCGGGATCGTCAATGAATACCGGGGGGTAACGCACAACTATGTGCGGGACAACACCTATAATATCTGGTTTACCATGATCGCCCCGTCTATGGATGAGATTGACCAGAGCCTGGCTGAAATCGCTGAAAAAACCGGCGTGACCAGCCTCATCAGCCTGCCGGCGACCAGGGTCTTCAAGATAAAAGCGCAGTTTAATTTATAA
- a CDS encoding TusE/DsrC/DsvC family sulfur relay protein has protein sequence MPTVEFEGNTFNVDEDGFIDSFENWNEAWVRHVKQQEGIDELTDEHWKVINVLQDYYKKNGIAPMVRVLSKLTGYKLKYIYELFPSGPGKGACKMAGLPKPTGCV, from the coding sequence ATGCCAACAGTTGAATTTGAAGGAAATACATTTAACGTAGACGAAGACGGGTTTATCGATAGTTTCGAAAACTGGAACGAAGCATGGGTCCGGCATGTCAAACAGCAGGAAGGTATCGATGAGCTGACCGATGAGCACTGGAAAGTCATCAACGTGCTGCAGGACTATTACAAGAAAAACGGTATTGCACCGATGGTGCGCGTTCTTTCCAAGCTGACCGGCTACAAACTCAAATACATCTATGAACTGTTTCCGTCCGGACCAGGAAAAGGTGCATGCAAGATGGCGGGATTGCCGAAACCGACCGGCTGCGTCTAA
- a CDS encoding FAD/NAD(P)-binding protein, translating to MQNPYYPYPVRIDEIITETEDKSLKTFKFVFLDPDDEKRFAYRAGQFAELSIPGLGEIPIGIASSPTEKGFVKFTVFKTGKVTSYLHSMKEGDIMGVRGPLGNAFPWDILEGKNVVIIGGGFAFTTLRASIVYMLDPANRDKFKDIHVVYGARSPGMLLYKEELEAWTKRDDLNMHITVDGTDDPNWKHHTGFVPAVTEQEAPKADDNTYAIVCGPPIMIKFTQPVLDNLGYKHNQIFMSLENRMKCGIGMCGHCNIGKEFVCKDGPVFTLDTLNQMPREY from the coding sequence TTGCAGAATCCATACTATCCATATCCGGTTCGGATCGATGAGATCATCACCGAAACCGAAGATAAAAGTTTAAAAACATTCAAATTCGTATTCCTTGACCCCGACGACGAGAAGCGTTTCGCCTATCGGGCCGGCCAGTTCGCCGAACTCTCCATCCCCGGCCTGGGGGAGATCCCGATCGGCATCGCCTCCTCGCCCACGGAAAAGGGATTTGTGAAGTTTACCGTGTTTAAAACCGGTAAAGTGACAAGCTATCTGCATTCCATGAAGGAAGGCGACATCATGGGCGTACGGGGCCCGCTGGGCAACGCCTTTCCCTGGGATATCCTGGAGGGCAAGAACGTGGTGATCATAGGCGGCGGCTTTGCCTTTACCACGCTGCGCGCATCGATCGTTTACATGCTCGATCCGGCCAACCGCGACAAGTTCAAGGATATCCATGTGGTTTACGGGGCCCGCTCCCCGGGTATGCTGCTCTACAAGGAGGAACTGGAGGCGTGGACCAAGCGCGACGACTTGAATATGCATATCACCGTCGACGGGACAGATGACCCGAACTGGAAGCATCACACCGGGTTTGTGCCCGCGGTCACCGAACAGGAAGCCCCCAAGGCGGATGACAATACCTATGCCATTGTCTGCGGCCCGCCCATCATGATTAAGTTTACCCAGCCGGTATTGGATAACCTCGGGTATAAGCACAATCAAATTTTCATGTCTTTAGAAAACCGTATGAAATGCGGTATCGGCATGTGCGGTCACTGTAACATCGGCAAGGAGTTTGTCTGCAAAGACGGGCCGGTATTTACCCTGGACACCCTGAATCAGATGCCGCGGGAGTATTAG
- a CDS encoding 4Fe-4S dicluster domain-containing protein, whose protein sequence is MKIVQIDKSQWMAGIEKLKDAYRVYAPVKYESFHDFKALGKGDAADFDFQNTRRSPKSVVYPQSEILFRYSLDKNSDDYGILKEDKKDKTPKAVIGIRPCDAYSFHLVKRNFDAEDYQDPYWLAEYEKSTFIGMACNAPCTTCFCTSAGTGPYDEQCLDALVVDDGEHYLAKLLSEKGEKLFEAAGWTSEADTSAESRIEKLKADAESKVTSTIGTDNLKKQKMLDLYGAPFWEEIAFSCINCGTCTYVCPTCWCFDIQDETSGKSGVRLRNWDSCMYPLFTLHASGHNPRGTKLDRVRQRFMHKLKYYVDKYEKGIQCVGCGRCVQSCPVNIDIRRVCNMMNSYDPESAMCEVTTV, encoded by the coding sequence ATGAAGATCGTTCAAATTGATAAAAGCCAATGGATGGCGGGCATCGAGAAATTAAAGGACGCGTATCGCGTATATGCGCCGGTCAAATACGAGTCCTTCCATGATTTCAAGGCCCTTGGTAAAGGGGATGCGGCGGACTTTGATTTCCAGAATACCCGGCGTTCGCCCAAGTCCGTTGTTTACCCCCAGTCCGAAATCCTGTTCCGGTACTCTTTGGACAAAAACAGCGACGACTACGGCATCTTAAAGGAAGATAAAAAAGATAAGACGCCCAAAGCGGTTATCGGAATTCGGCCCTGCGATGCCTATTCATTTCATCTGGTCAAACGAAACTTCGACGCAGAGGATTACCAGGACCCATACTGGCTGGCGGAATATGAGAAAAGCACCTTTATCGGCATGGCCTGCAATGCCCCCTGCACCACCTGCTTCTGCACCAGCGCCGGCACCGGTCCCTATGATGAACAGTGCCTGGATGCCCTGGTCGTGGATGACGGGGAGCATTACCTGGCCAAACTGCTCTCCGAAAAAGGGGAAAAACTTTTCGAGGCGGCCGGCTGGACCAGCGAGGCGGATACGTCCGCGGAGTCCCGGATCGAAAAGCTGAAGGCGGATGCTGAATCCAAAGTCACCTCTACGATCGGCACAGACAACCTCAAAAAGCAGAAAATGCTGGATCTCTATGGGGCCCCGTTCTGGGAGGAAATTGCCTTTTCATGTATTAACTGCGGCACCTGCACCTATGTCTGCCCGACCTGCTGGTGCTTTGACATCCAGGATGAGACCAGCGGCAAATCCGGCGTTCGGCTGCGGAACTGGGACTCCTGCATGTACCCGCTGTTTACGCTCCATGCCTCCGGTCATAATCCCCGGGGCACCAAACTCGACCGGGTCCGCCAACGGTTCATGCATAAGCTGAAATACTATGTGGATAAATATGAAAAGGGCATCCAGTGCGTTGGCTGCGGCCGCTGCGTCCAATCCTGCCCGGTAAATATCGATATCCGCCGGGTATGCAACATGATGAACAGCTATGACCCGGAATCCGCCATGTGTGAAGTCACTACAGTATAG
- a CDS encoding 4Fe-4S dicluster domain-containing protein has product MTTYTDKIQEAAKRLLNDGTVDFVIGFRKGSVPMMNQPHYAKAAGDAEQFIWDSHCGLNLANYLTDREEKVGVVAKGCDSRNIANHIVENKISRDQVYIIGVPCTGMVDRHKLPKMVDAEITDVEEDGDTITVKTAGGAQSFNKADVLQQNCADCSHRNPVIYDEMIAEPVEEQTDTDMFASVREIEGKSPDEKWDYFEDLISTCIRCYACRNACPLCYCPLCFVDESNPQWVGKGQDPMDVRTFHWLRAYHCAGRCTDCGACERACPMDIKIREFTKKLNKDCYELYGWEAGLTADERPPLDTYRPNDPEEFIK; this is encoded by the coding sequence ATGACGACATACACGGATAAGATACAAGAAGCCGCCAAACGGCTTTTAAATGACGGCACGGTCGATTTTGTCATCGGTTTCCGCAAAGGAAGCGTGCCCATGATGAACCAGCCGCATTACGCCAAGGCCGCCGGCGACGCTGAACAGTTTATATGGGACAGCCACTGCGGGCTGAATCTGGCCAACTACCTCACGGACCGCGAGGAAAAGGTGGGCGTGGTGGCCAAGGGCTGCGACTCCAGAAATATCGCCAACCATATCGTGGAAAACAAAATCAGCCGGGATCAGGTCTATATCATCGGCGTGCCCTGCACCGGCATGGTGGACCGGCATAAGCTCCCCAAAATGGTAGACGCAGAAATAACAGACGTGGAAGAAGACGGGGACACCATCACGGTAAAAACCGCGGGCGGCGCCCAGAGCTTCAACAAGGCGGATGTTCTGCAGCAGAACTGTGCTGACTGCAGCCACCGCAATCCCGTGATATACGATGAGATGATTGCCGAGCCGGTGGAAGAGCAGACGGATACGGACATGTTCGCCTCGGTCCGGGAAATCGAGGGCAAAAGCCCGGATGAAAAATGGGACTACTTTGAGGATCTCATTTCCACCTGTATCCGCTGCTACGCCTGCCGCAACGCCTGCCCGCTCTGCTACTGCCCGCTCTGCTTTGTGGATGAATCCAATCCGCAGTGGGTGGGCAAGGGCCAGGACCCCATGGATGTCCGGACCTTTCACTGGCTGCGGGCCTATCATTGTGCCGGCCGCTGCACGGACTGCGGCGCATGCGAACGGGCATGCCCCATGGACATCAAAATCCGGGAATTTACCAAAAAACTCAACAAAGACTGCTATGAGCTCTACGGGTGGGAAGCCGGCTTAACCGCTGACGAGCGCCCGCCGCTGGATACGTATCGGCCCAATGATCCGGAGGAGTTTATCAAATAA
- a CDS encoding hydrogenase iron-sulfur subunit, producing MSDKEPKILSFLCNWCSYGAADLAGVSRLEYPPNIRVIRIPCTGRMSPKFILAGLRQGADAVWTSGUHPGECHYLEGNYYARRKFALLKNLLEHTGIEPGRVQFSWISSAESTKFVDVVKNITEEVKSLNPEKKYVKTEPRVE from the coding sequence ATGTCTGATAAAGAACCAAAAATATTGAGTTTTTTATGCAACTGGTGCAGCTACGGGGCCGCTGACCTGGCCGGCGTGAGCCGCCTGGAATATCCCCCGAATATCCGGGTCATCCGGATCCCCTGCACCGGCCGCATGAGCCCCAAATTCATCCTGGCGGGGCTTCGTCAGGGGGCGGATGCCGTGTGGACCTCCGGGTGACATCCCGGTGAATGCCATTACCTGGAAGGTAATTACTATGCCAGAAGAAAATTCGCGCTTCTAAAGAACCTGTTGGAACATACGGGGATCGAGCCCGGCCGGGTCCAGTTTTCCTGGATCTCCTCGGCAGAGTCCACAAAATTTGTTGACGTGGTCAAAAATATCACCGAAGAAGTCAAGTCACTGAATCCGGAAAAAAAATACGTGAAAACCGAACCCAGGGTTGAATAG